The following are from one region of the Lytechinus variegatus isolate NC3 chromosome 4, Lvar_3.0, whole genome shotgun sequence genome:
- the LOC121413970 gene encoding LOW QUALITY PROTEIN: glutamate receptor ionotropic, kainate 2-like (The sequence of the model RefSeq protein was modified relative to this genomic sequence to represent the inferred CDS: inserted 1 base in 1 codon), protein MSSKEDLAFRFAIEKVNAKIRSDPSLNMSMLTYDIQHVKGNDTFEATNKVCQQLGVGVAAVFGPTSPHDSLAVQSVCDVMDIPHIQTHWVPKSHLPGESTTVTINMYPSNDVISKAISDLVTAFRWKRISIIYEDFSGLARLKDVLQLSMYKDTEITVYYTKSMPFGTMMKRIKSSGANHIIIDCSRRSLLIMLEKMLEAQMLLQGYSYILTALDTFSLDLTRYIGDMVNITALQLVDNQSPENKQILQEYKDYALQNGVGPEDAGMTAEGVLTYDGVNLVSKALHRANRQTTDLAVKALSCETSQAWETGLTLYNDIESTMVSGLTGEVEFQEGERSNTVLHITSLHEDGMIQIGNWSEQDGIEMYPIQYQSSAGSRSGINRTLVVTTVLEKPFVMFKQTEDGRTLEGNARFEGFCIDLLQFISEKVGFDYRIKLVEDGNYGGQLENGSFDGMVAELMERKADLAVAPLTISYVREQVIDFSKPFMYLGVTILYRVPEPQNPGVFSFLNPLSFDIWMYIIMAYLTVSLSFFMLARFSPYEWYNSHPINPEYDAVENQFTLLSCLWFSFGGLMQQGSELNPKAFSTRVLSGFWWFFSLILVSSYTANLAAFLTVERMVSPITNADDLAKQTTIEYGTRTSGATNTFFSRSKIHTYKTMWEFMSSRQHVFVQTYREGIDRVLNNKNYAFLMESTMAEYEVSQHCKNLTMIGGLMNSRGYGVGTPLGSRYRDEITKAILKLQEEDVLLELKNKWWKSGQCVRDDNSKDDASELGLKNIGGIFLVLVAGXILGIITVIAEFIWKSKQNAEIDKKSLCAEMMAGIRFAFRCNGKKKAPPSMEHKYIPSPYPTGINGQMIPMTETVA, encoded by the exons TTTGTCAACAGCTTGGTGTGGGCGTGGCTGCCGTGTTTGGTCCCACCTCTCCCCACGACTCTCTAGCTGTTCAATCTGTTTGTGACGTCATGGACATCCCTCACATCCAGACACACTGGGTGCCCAAGTCCCACCTACCTGGTGAATCTACCACGGTCACTATCAACATGTATCCCTCCAATGATGTCATCAGCAAAGCCATCAGCGACCTCGTTACAGCTTTCCGCTGGAAGAGGATATCCATCATCTACGAGGATTTTAGTG GTCTAGCCAGGTTAAAAGATGTCTTACAACTGTCCATGTACAAGGACACCGAGATAACCGTCTATTACACCAAGTCCATGCCATTCGGAACCATGATGAAGAGGATCAAGAGTTCTGGAGCCAACCATATCATCATCGACTGTTCCAGAAGGTCACTGCTCATCATGCTTGAGAAG ATGCTGGAAGCTCAGATGTTATTACAAGGTTATAGCTACATCCTCACGGCATTG gaTACGTTCTCGTTGGACTTAACCCGGTACATCGGCGACATGGTCAATATTACAGCACTACAGCTGGTAGACAACCAAAGTCCCGAGAATAAACAGATCTTGCAGGAGTATAAGGATTATGCGTTGCAGAATGGAGTAGGACCGGAAGATGCAGGCATGACG GCTGAGGGTGTGTTAACATACGACGGCGTGAACCTAGTATCCAAGGCTTTGCACCGTGCTAACCGTCAGACGACCGATTTAGCAGTCAAGGCGCTCTCGTGTGAAACCAGTCAAGCGTGGGAAACGGGTCTTACACTGTACAACGATATCGAATCG ACGATGGTGTCAGGACTAACGGGGGAGGTTGAATTCCAGGAGGGAGAGAGATCAAATACCGTCTTACACATTACATCCCTACACGAAGATGGTATGATACAG ATAGGAAACTGGTCTGAACAAGATGGAATCGAGATGTATCCTATCCAGTACCAATCTTCAGCAGGTTCTAGATCTGGAATCAATAGGACACTGGTGGTGACAACTGTACTG GAGAAGCCGTTTGTGATGTTCAAGCAGACAGAGGATGGTCGTACTCTAGAAGGTAATGCAAGGTTTGAAGGGTTCTGCATCGACCTACTACAGTTCATTTCAGAGAAGGTTGGCTTTGATTACAGGATCAAACTAGTAGAAGACGGTAACTACGGAGGTCAACTGGAAAATGGATCTTTTGATGGAATGGTGGCCGAGCTTATGGAAAGG AAAGCTGATCTAGCCGTGGCGCCACTCACCATCTCCTACGTACGAGAGCAAGTCATCGACTTCTCCAAGCCCTTCATGTATCTAGGAGTGACCATCTTGTACCGCGTTCCTGAACCTCAGAACCCCGGTGTCTTCTCCTTCCTCAACCCACTGTCCTTTGATATATGGATGTACATCATCATGGCCTATCTAACCGTCAGTCTCTCCTTCTTCATGCTGGCCCGGTTCAGTCCGTACGAGTGGTACAACTCCCATCCGATCAACCCAGAATACGACGCGGTCGAGAACCAGTTCACCCTGCTCAGCTGTCTCTGGTTCTCCTTTGGTGGTCTCATGCAGCAGGGATCCGAGCTGAACCCCAAGGCCTTCTCCACCAGGGTTCTCAGTGGCTTCTGGTGGTTCTTCTCGCTCATCTTGGTCTCGTCTTACACTGCTAATCTAGCTGCTTTCCTGACAGTCGAAAGGATGGTCTCACCTATCACCAACGCAGACGACCTTGCCAAACAGACGACTATAGAATACGGCACGAGGACGAGTGGAGCCACGAATACATTTTTCAGT CGATCTAAAATCCACACATATAAGACGATGTGGGAGTTCATGAGTTCGAGGCAACACGTGTTTGTGCAGACGTACAGGGAAGGCATCGACAGGGTCCTGAACAACAAGAACTACGCTTTCCTCATGGAATCCACCATGGCCGAGTACGAGGTGTCACAGCACTGTAAAAACCTCACCATGATCGGTGGGCTCATGAACTCGAGGGGATACGGTGTGGGTACACCGTTAG GTTCGAGATATCGAGACGAGATCACCAAGGCTATCCTCAAACTCCAGGAAGAGGATGTCCTCTTGGAGCTCAAGAATAAGTGGTGGAAATCGGGCCAGTGTGTGAGGGATGATAACAGTAAAGACGACGCCAGCGAGCTGGGTCTCAAGAACATAGGGGGCATCTTCCTCGTGCTCGTCGCTG TCATCCTCGGAATCATCACCGTCATCGCAGAGTTCATCTGGAAGTCaaagcaaaatgcagaaattgACAAG AAATCGCTATGTGCAGAAATGATGGCTGGAATCCGCTTCGCTTTTAGATGTAATGGTAAAAAGAAAGCACCACCGTCAATGGAACATAAATACATCCCTTCGCCGTATCCTACTGGCATAAATGGACAAATGATACCAATGACTGAGACAGTTGCGTAA